In a single window of the Rhinolophus ferrumequinum isolate MPI-CBG mRhiFer1 chromosome 21, mRhiFer1_v1.p, whole genome shotgun sequence genome:
- the MAP2K6 gene encoding dual specificity mitogen-activated protein kinase kinase 6 isoform X2, whose translation MELGRGAYGVVEKMRHVPSEQIMAVKRIRATVNSQEQKRLLMDLDISMRTVDCPFTVTFYGALFREGDVWICMELMDTSLDKFYKQVIDKGQTIPEDILGKIAVSIVKALEHLHSKLSVIHRDVKPSNVLINALGQVKMCDFGISGYLVDSVAKTIDAGCKPYMAPERINPELNQKGYSVKSDIWSLGITMIELAILRFPYDSWGTPFQQLKQVVEEPSPQLPADKFSEEFVDFTSQCLKKNSKERPTYPELMQHPFFTLHESKATDVASFVKLIIGD comes from the exons ATGGAACTGGGACGAGGTGCATATGGGGTCGTGGAGAAGATGCGACACGTACCCAGTGAGCAGATCATGGCGGTGAAG CGAATCCGGGCCACCGTAAATAGCCAGGAGCAGAAAAGGCTACTTATGGATTTGGATATTTCCATGAGGACAGTGGACTGCCCTTTTACTGTCACCTTTTATGGTGCACTCTTCCGGGAG GGTGATGTTTGGATCTGCATGGAGCTCATGGATACATCGCTAGATAAATTCTACAAACAAGTGATTGATAAAGGCCAAACAATTCCAGAGGACATCTTAGGGAAAATAGCAGTATCT ATTGTAAAAGCATTAGAACATTTACACAGTAAGCTCTCTGTCATTCATCGAG ATGTCAAGCCTTCCAACGTGCTGATCAATGCTCTGGGCCAAGTGAAGATGTGTGATTTTGGAATCAGTGGCTACCTTGTAGACTCTGTGGCTAAAACTATTGATGCAGGATGCAAACCATACATGGCT CCCGAAAGAATAAACCCGGAGCTCAACCAGAAGGGTTACAGTGTGAAGTCGGACATTTGGAGTCTGGGCATCACAATG ATTGAGTTGGCCATCCTTCGGTTTCCCTATGATTCGTGGGGAACTCCTTTCCAGCAGCTCAAACAGGTGGTAGAGGAGCCATCGCCGCAACTCCCGGCAGACAAGTTCTCCGAAGAGTTTGTTGACTTTACCTCACAGTG cttgaAGAAGAATTCCAAAGAACGGCCAACATATCCAGAGCTTATG